Sequence from the Undibacterium piscinae genome:
AGTTCTACCGTAGTGCCGTACTCCATCACCAGTTGTACCGGGGAGCTTAACGCCACCCTGGTCTGCGCATTGATGATCTGAAACACTGCGGACAAGGGTTGGCCTATGGCTGCGGCCAAAGACCAGCGGGTCAGGCGCTCGGCGGTCGGATTCATGCGTGTAATCAGGCCATTGGCATCGGTGGCGATTACCGCATCGCCTATCGACTGCAGGGTAATCGCGAGATTTTGTTCGCTGTCTTTGAGCGCCGCTTCATTGCTGTCAAAGATGTCGAGCATGTTGTTGAATTGTTGTGCGACCATGCTCAGTTCGGCCGGTCCGGCCAGCGTGGCGCGGGCAGTTCGGTTACCGTTGGCGATCAGTTCCACGGTGGCGGCAAGATCGTGTATCGGCCGGATGATCGCGGCACCGATACGCCATGCCAAAGCGATGGCCAGTACTAGCGTAGCGATGCCGATAGCAACGCAGCGCCACAGGGTAAGCCGAAAATCGGCCAGCAACTGTTGCTCCGGCAACCCTGCGCTCACCCGCCATTCGACTCCGGGAATGGTGACGAAGGCAGTCCGCCGCACCACGCCATCCAAACCTTTGACGGTCAGAGTAGCTTCGCGCAAGCCGCGCACTGATTGTGTCGCTAGCCCAGGTGTTGCTTGGCCGATGAAGGCATGGGCCTGGGTAGAGCGCAGCAGTATGTTCCGGCGTTGATCGATGACAGTCACCAGCGCATCCTTAGGTACCGAGCCGAGTAAGTCATCGCTGAGTTTTTGCAAGTCTATGGCGATCCTGATAAGGCCGATTTTTTTTCCTGTGCTGTCACGTATCGGTTGCGCCAGTGCTGATATCCAGCGTCCTGTACTACTACCGAGGGTGGCACCGGATGCCGAAAATCCTTCATTGCGCATGGCTTCAATGAAGCCGCTGCTATGCAGCATGGTATGGCCGCTGGCGGGATTGGGGAGGAAAGAGCAGACCGGATTGGCATTGAGATCACGAACTGCCAGCGTGGTGTAGCCGGGATTGAGCGCGACATAATTGGAAATGACGGGATCGCAGCGATCCGGGTCCAGCGCCTTGACCATAGGTCTTGCCGCAATCCGTATCAGCACCTTCTCATGTTCCAGCAGATAGTCGCTAAGAATTCTGGCGGAATTTTCTGCCAGTAACCTGACCTTGGCATCGGCCTCCGCTTGCGTGTGTTGCAGGTTGAGGATGAAGAACCAGGTAAGCATCAGGGTAATCGGCAGCATGATGGCAAGCATCATCAGTAAGATGCGGCTTTGGATGGAATCCCTGAAAATGGGCCAGGACATGTTTTGTTCCTTCGCTTCGGCTGGAATGCGGATAGTCGGCTAGCTTACTATCTGGGCCAGAACATCACACTGCGATGTCGCGGCAAGAGGGTAGGGAAGGGGGCAGATGCTTGGTGTGAGAATTGCCGTGCCAGGTTTGTGCGAAGCTGCAACCATAAGGATATCTTCCTAAAAACGATACGGGGGTTTGTATCATGCGGCACTCTGCAACGATTTTAACTCATTGCTGATCGCGCTTTGCTTAAATATGTAGCGGCATACGATTCTTGTGCTTGAGCCTGCTGGTGGTTTAGGCGGGAAGTGCGCTGGCATCACCACTGAAGCCAGCGCGATGCTTACTTGCATCTAGTTCAAATACCCTGACCGGCATCAATACAATCTATCTAATGCTGACGTAGACTACCAAACGGAGTTTATAGCCGTATTTTTAGCCGAAGAAAGCAAACTTGAAGAGTTTAAGCCGATATCACCGGGTGTCATTGAGCTGGATCGCCATCGTGGCCATCCTGTTCAATACCTTGATGCCGATGATGTCGCATGCAATGGAAGCTGCTGCCGGCAAGCCGCGGGCGCATCAGAGCCCGTGGATAGAGCTGTGCTCGGTAAGCGGATCGAGCTGGGTTCGCCTTGCCGCCGACGGCAGTATCCTCGAGCAAGTGCAGCGCAAGCCTGTCGATGCCCCAGTTTCGGCGCATAGCGCACATTGTGATTATTGCCTTACGCATGCCAACTCTTTCGGCCTGCCGCCGTCATCGCCTCAGGTCTCGTCCGACGCCAAATTATTTGCCAGACTGGCATTTTCCATCCATCGCCGCATATACCGGCATGTCGCCTGGCTGGCACCCGCAGTGCGGGCTCCGCCTTCCCCTGGCTGATTTCGCGGCCCGTCAAACCGCATCAATGCATGGTCTTGCATGGCGGTTTTTCTGGCGTTAATCAATCAGTGACCGGCAAATTCACGTGAATTATCCGGTCATAGGGAGAAAATATGAAACAGTATTTATCTGATAAGCCGGCCCGCGATTTATTGCCGGGCGAGGCTTTGTCTGTGGCCGATTTGCAGGCGATCTGGCGGCTGGAATCGGGTGCCATGCGTATCGATAGCGTCGAGACCGATGGCGCCAGCAGTTTTGTGCGGCTGGTCTTGCCCGGTGATGTATTGGGGATGGAAAGCTTGGCCGGAGTGGAAGATACCTTGCTGGTACGCGCTTTGGTGCCGGTAAGCTTGGTTCCCGTGTCTGCGCTGGACGCTCAGCATCTGACGCGGCTTTTGATGGATGCGGTGCAGACCGCGCATTATCGCTGCCGTGAAGTGGTCAGGCTGCGTAGCGGACCTGTGGATCAGCGCGTCAAACGCTTGTTGCAGATGCTGGCCTATGCCGATGCTGCCGGGCTTGGGCCGGCCATGGCGTGCGCCATGCCTAGCTTGGGGAATATGGCGGAAATCGTCAATGCGACCCGTGAAACCGTCTGCCGGGTATTGGCAAATTTGCGGGAAAATCATTTTCTCGAGGATTGCAATACGCAAAGCCCCAAGCGCAAGCTGCTTGAACACCGCGAGCACCGCGTATGCCCAGGTCCGGCTAGCGCGCGCTTCTGAGTCGCTGTTCTCTTATTATGGGGGAGGGCTCGCGAATGCCGCTGGGACCGGTGGTGATACGATAATCGCTAGACCCTGAATTGCCCTGCATGCACAATGCAGGACAATTCAGGGATAAATGCGTCTAGTGGTGGTGCATAGAAGCTGCTGGTTTCATGGTTTTAGCGACGACTTGCACTTCTATATTTTCGCGCTTCTTGTCCTTGCCTTCGACGACCAGGGTGACGGGAAGCATGTCGCCTTCTTTAACTTGTGCCTTCAGATCCATCAGCATGATGTGATAGCTGCCGGGTTTAAGCTCCACCATTTTGCCGGCGGGCAGGGCCAGTTCGTCGACCGCGCGCATTTTCATGACGTCACCGTCCATTTCCATCTTGTGCAATTCCACATTGGCGGCGACCGGCGAACGCACTTCGACCAGACGCATGTCTTTGCCTGAGGTGATCTGCATGAAGGCGCCGGTAACTTTTTGCTGTGGCACGGTGGCTCTGGCCCAGGCTTCCTTGACGCTCACTTGCGCGAATGCGGCAGAACTAAAGCTCAGTGTCAGCAGGGCGGAGAGAAGTAATTTTTTCATGGTTTTTCCGTTTCAGTGATGTTGTTCGATGATAGCTTAATAGTGATGGCCTGCCGCACTGGAAAGTGCAGATATCAGGGCTTCTTGCCTTGCCCCAGCCAGTTGTCCAGTTCTTGTGCCGAGGGCTTACCCAGTACAAATTTAGTTTCTCCGTTTTTTGTTAGCAAGGCGACATAGGGTGTGATGCCGCGCCAGTTCGGGTTGATCGAGTATTGCAAGGCAGTCGCTTGCCCCTTGAACACGAACAGGCGGCTGGCCGGGCTGTAGTGTGGCTCTTGCAGCAGGTCTGGCTGATCTTCGCCATCCATTACCACCACCACCAAAGGTACCTGAGGTTTGCGGTTTTTTAATTGCTCGCCGAGCGCGGCGATGGTGGCCGGGCAATGGCTGCAATCGGTAGTAGAAAACACCACGGCAGCTGGGCGTGGCAAGTCCTTCTGGAAACGCTGCCAGCTCTGGGCATCGAAATTTTCTATGTGTTTGGCGGCAGCCAGAGCCGGAGCGTTGATCACTGTGCTGGCGAGCAGCAGCAAGGCTGCGCAGAAATTAAAGGACTTCAACATGGGGTTTCCCTGTGGTGTTCCAGATCACGAAAATTTTTCCGCCCTTGCTTAACAGTCGCGGGTAGTCGCTCTCGAACTTGCTGCTGGCAATCTCCCTGAGCTTAAAATGCTGGCCGTCATCGTCCGAGATCCAGGCTTTCAGGTTCATCTTTGTGCCGTCGTAGCTGCGCCAGACGATGGCCAGCTTGCTGCCGTTACTGAGAATATCGGCGTGTTCGGCCTTGGCATCGGGCAGTACTTGCACAGTGCCGACGGGATTGCCGGCCTGATCAAGCTTGCCGTAGCGCACCTGCGCCACGCCAGCCCTGTCGCCGAACCAGACTGCATGATAGCCACCGGCAGCAGAAGTAGTCAGGGCCGGGCCATGGTGCGGGCAGCCGTCTATCGCCCAGTTGTCGAAACTGGCACGTACCGGTTCGGGTAAGGGCGTAGCCGCAGTTGCTGCACTGAGCACCGTGAAAGCGTGGTCGCGGATGTTCGGCAGCGTCAGATGGCGCCACATTGTCGCGATCTGGCCGTCGGCGGTCGGCGACAAGGCGATGCGGCAGCACTCGCAACTATAGTCGGACAGCTTGGTATCCGGGCCAAAACT
This genomic interval carries:
- a CDS encoding DUF2946 domain-containing protein, producing MKSLSRYHRVSLSWIAIVAILFNTLMPMMSHAMEAAAGKPRAHQSPWIELCSVSGSSWVRLAADGSILEQVQRKPVDAPVSAHSAHCDYCLTHANSFGLPPSSPQVSSDAKLFARLAFSIHRRIYRHVAWLAPAVRAPPSPG
- a CDS encoding copper chaperone PCu(A)C, with product MKKLLLSALLTLSFSSAAFAQVSVKEAWARATVPQQKVTGAFMQITSGKDMRLVEVRSPVAANVELHKMEMDGDVMKMRAVDELALPAGKMVELKPGSYHIMLMDLKAQVKEGDMLPVTLVVEGKDKKRENIEVQVVAKTMKPAASMHHH
- a CDS encoding Crp/Fnr family transcriptional regulator gives rise to the protein MKQYLSDKPARDLLPGEALSVADLQAIWRLESGAMRIDSVETDGASSFVRLVLPGDVLGMESLAGVEDTLLVRALVPVSLVPVSALDAQHLTRLLMDAVQTAHYRCREVVRLRSGPVDQRVKRLLQMLAYADAAGLGPAMACAMPSLGNMAEIVNATRETVCRVLANLRENHFLEDCNTQSPKRKLLEHREHRVCPGPASARF
- a CDS encoding PAS domain S-box protein; translation: MSWPIFRDSIQSRILLMMLAIMLPITLMLTWFFILNLQHTQAEADAKVRLLAENSARILSDYLLEHEKVLIRIAARPMVKALDPDRCDPVISNYVALNPGYTTLAVRDLNANPVCSFLPNPASGHTMLHSSGFIEAMRNEGFSASGATLGSSTGRWISALAQPIRDSTGKKIGLIRIAIDLQKLSDDLLGSVPKDALVTVIDQRRNILLRSTQAHAFIGQATPGLATQSVRGLREATLTVKGLDGVVRRTAFVTIPGVEWRVSAGLPEQQLLADFRLTLWRCVAIGIATLVLAIALAWRIGAAIIRPIHDLAATVELIANGNRTARATLAGPAELSMVAQQFNNMLDIFDSNEAALKDSEQNLAITLQSIGDAVIATDANGLITRMNPTAERLTRWSLAAAIGQPLSAVFQIINAQTRVALSSPVQLVMEYGTTVELASNTILLARDGHEYQIADSAAPIRNRAGQIIGVVLVFSDITERHRIAAEKMLSVAQMQQAFDASPIGMALVALDGHFLRTNPVLSQMLGWSEAELLQRDFQAITSPADIATDLALAAEVIAGKRASFQLDKRYLHKDGSEVWAQLNVSLVRDAQGSPRHFVSQIQNITERKQVQDALQTSLAEKVSLLNEVHHRVKNNLQVITSLLRLENARAAASQRLRPYLMTSRAGYALWRCYTNPSTVPVCLLRLTCRPI